The proteins below come from a single Drosophila miranda strain MSH22 chromosome Y unlocalized genomic scaffold, D.miranda_PacBio2.1 Contig_Y1_pilon, whole genome shotgun sequence genomic window:
- the LOC117189959 gene encoding uncharacterized protein LOC117189959 isoform X3, with product MLVLIAVLFFNACLAGTIPATPENITVTFLTPTAVRVSWQTQIEMKAHPIEKYIVTYKPTDDRVVQDVAGSSEAIVLDRLLPSTQYSLVVTAIWQGKKYRSSGQIKFRTLDLPRNTTELDFSPGIFGNGNGNGSGRNATGNGSIFGDDVTSTATNTLTHSITRELPTIRGVEIGIVLIVLMVWAGAIALFFNRWGKIRMLLPYQPDYKHEQLKVPGTGVCSAGGCNGQHSHQFDSSDCANANPPLHCNSRHIHMLAEEHSTSISERCTRSRINSAIFVSSEGRGFDWIEFLRRHGSQSALCRKAKSAENITDNCRKKSLRQWRTDDDADKHQNLSQDSNDIELRECETGGELLRLPVIHDAKPSGTAVTSLLARSAAITTANMIVGSISLEAPPPYMQDDDADTYSTAALIHSDGAAVVHESHDSAETVEELVHIPLQASANATAIVSASSSPSFAIEAMPRVLVHQRSSTASSSPHSSPKNLGLGLKIIKPMISAVPMLSVSGPSPPIEKPPLAVCL from the exons ATGCTTGTACTCATAGCCGTGCTGTTTTTTAATGCCTGCCTGGCGG gCACCATTCCCGCTACGCCGGAGAACATAACCGTAACCTTTCTGACGCCCACTGCGGTACGGGTGTCATGGCAAACGCAAATCGAAATGAAGGCACATCCCATCGAGAAGTACATCGTGACGTACAAGCCGACAGACGACAG GGTTGTACAGGACGTTGCCGGTAGCAGCGAGGCCATTGTCCTGGATCGACTATTGCCCAGCACACAGTACTCCCTGGTCGTGACGGCCATCTGGCAGGGCAAGAAGTATCGCAGCAGTGGCCAAATCAAGTTCCGGACCCTGG ATCTGCCAAGGAACACCACAGAGCTGGACTTTTCGCCTGGCATCTTTGGGaacggcaatggcaatggcagtgGCCGGAACGCAACGGGAAACGGAAGCATCTTTGGCGATGATGTGACCTCCACGGCCACCAACACATTGACGCACAGCATTACCCGGGAGTTGCCCACT ATACGCGGTGTGGAAATCGGCATTGTGCTGATCGTGCTGATGGTGTGGGCCGGCGCCATAGCTCTGTTCTTCAATCGATGGGGCAAGATCCGGATGCTGCTGCCCTACCAACCGGACTACAAGCACGAACAGCTCAAGGTGCCGGGCACGGGGGTGTGCAGCGCCGGCGGCTGCAATGGCCAGCACTCGCATCAG TTCGACAGCAGTGACTGTGCCAACGCAAACCCACCGTTGCACTGCAATAGCCGC CACATCCACATGCTGGCCGAGGAGCACTCCACATCCATATCTGAGCGCTGCACACGGAGTCGCATCAATTCGGCCATATTCGTGTCGTCGGAGGGTCGCGGATTCGACTGGATTGAGTTCCTGCGCCGCCACGGCTCCCAGAGTGCGCTTTGCCGGAAGGCCAAGAGTGCGGAGAACATCACGGACAATTGCAGAAAG AAGAGCCTCCGGCAGTGGCGAACCGATGACGACGCCGACAAGCATCAGAATCTGTCACAGGACAGCAACGACATCGAGCTGAGGGAGTGCGAAACCGGAGGAGAACTGCTCCGTCTCCCGGTGATCCACGACGCCAAGCCATCGGGCACAGCTGTGACAAGCCTATTAGCCCGCTCGGCTGCCATCACCACGGCCAACATGATTGTGGGCAGCATATCGCTTGAGGCGCCGCCTCCGTACATGCAGGACGACGACGCCGATACGTATTCGACCGCTGCTCTGATTCACAGCGACGGCGCTGCCGTTGTGCACGAATCGCATGACTCGGCGGAGACGGTGGAGGAGCTGGTACATATACCGCTGCAGGCCAGTGCCAACGCCACTGCCATAGTTTCCGCCTCATCCTCGCCCAGCTTTGCCATCGAGGCCATGCCACGAGTTCTGGTGCACCAGCGCTCGTCGACAGCCTCCTCATCGCCGCATAGCAGCCCCAAGAACCTGGGATTGGGGCTGAAGATAATCAAGCCGATGATCAGCGCCGTGCCAATGCTTTCCGTTTCAGGGCCTTCGCCGCCCATTGAGAAGCCGCCGCTGGCGGTGTGCTTGTAA
- the LOC117189959 gene encoding uncharacterized protein LOC117189959 isoform X1 has product MLVLIAVLFFNACLAGTIPATPENITVTFLTPTAVRVSWQTQIEMKAHPIEKYIVTYKPTDDSYRVVQDVAGSSEAIVLDRLLPSTQYSLVVTAIWQGKKYRSSGQIKFRTLDLPRNTTELDFSPGIFGNGNGNGSGRNATGNGSIFGDDVTSTATNTLTHSITRELPTIRGVEIGIVLIVLMVWAGAIALFFNRWGKIRMLLPYQPDYKHEQLKVPGTGVCSAGGCNGQHSHQNLHPDFFVKFDSSDCANANPPLHCNSRHIHMLAEEHSTSISERCTRSRINSAIFVSSEGRGFDWIEFLRRHGSQSALCRKAKSAENITDNCRKKSLRQWRTDDDADKHQNLSQDSNDIELRECETGGELLRLPVIHDAKPSGTAVTSLLARSAAITTANMIVGSISLEAPPPYMQDDDADTYSTAALIHSDGAAVVHESHDSAETVEELVHIPLQASANATAIVSASSSPSFAIEAMPRVLVHQRSSTASSSPHSSPKNLGLGLKIIKPMISAVPMLSVSGPSPPIEKPPLAVCL; this is encoded by the exons ATGCTTGTACTCATAGCCGTGCTGTTTTTTAATGCCTGCCTGGCGG gCACCATTCCCGCTACGCCGGAGAACATAACCGTAACCTTTCTGACGCCCACTGCGGTACGGGTGTCATGGCAAACGCAAATCGAAATGAAGGCACATCCCATCGAGAAGTACATCGTGACGTACAAGCCGACAGACGACAG TTACAGGGTTGTACAGGACGTTGCCGGTAGCAGCGAGGCCATTGTCCTGGATCGACTATTGCCCAGCACACAGTACTCCCTGGTCGTGACGGCCATCTGGCAGGGCAAGAAGTATCGCAGCAGTGGCCAAATCAAGTTCCGGACCCTGG ATCTGCCAAGGAACACCACAGAGCTGGACTTTTCGCCTGGCATCTTTGGGaacggcaatggcaatggcagtgGCCGGAACGCAACGGGAAACGGAAGCATCTTTGGCGATGATGTGACCTCCACGGCCACCAACACATTGACGCACAGCATTACCCGGGAGTTGCCCACT ATACGCGGTGTGGAAATCGGCATTGTGCTGATCGTGCTGATGGTGTGGGCCGGCGCCATAGCTCTGTTCTTCAATCGATGGGGCAAGATCCGGATGCTGCTGCCCTACCAACCGGACTACAAGCACGAACAGCTCAAGGTGCCGGGCACGGGGGTGTGCAGCGCCGGCGGCTGCAATGGCCAGCACTCGCATCAG AACCTACACCCCGATTTCTTTGTCAAG TTCGACAGCAGTGACTGTGCCAACGCAAACCCACCGTTGCACTGCAATAGCCGC CACATCCACATGCTGGCCGAGGAGCACTCCACATCCATATCTGAGCGCTGCACACGGAGTCGCATCAATTCGGCCATATTCGTGTCGTCGGAGGGTCGCGGATTCGACTGGATTGAGTTCCTGCGCCGCCACGGCTCCCAGAGTGCGCTTTGCCGGAAGGCCAAGAGTGCGGAGAACATCACGGACAATTGCAGAAAG AAGAGCCTCCGGCAGTGGCGAACCGATGACGACGCCGACAAGCATCAGAATCTGTCACAGGACAGCAACGACATCGAGCTGAGGGAGTGCGAAACCGGAGGAGAACTGCTCCGTCTCCCGGTGATCCACGACGCCAAGCCATCGGGCACAGCTGTGACAAGCCTATTAGCCCGCTCGGCTGCCATCACCACGGCCAACATGATTGTGGGCAGCATATCGCTTGAGGCGCCGCCTCCGTACATGCAGGACGACGACGCCGATACGTATTCGACCGCTGCTCTGATTCACAGCGACGGCGCTGCCGTTGTGCACGAATCGCATGACTCGGCGGAGACGGTGGAGGAGCTGGTACATATACCGCTGCAGGCCAGTGCCAACGCCACTGCCATAGTTTCCGCCTCATCCTCGCCCAGCTTTGCCATCGAGGCCATGCCACGAGTTCTGGTGCACCAGCGCTCGTCGACAGCCTCCTCATCGCCGCATAGCAGCCCCAAGAACCTGGGATTGGGGCTGAAGATAATCAAGCCGATGATCAGCGCCGTGCCAATGCTTTCCGTTTCAGGGCCTTCGCCGCCCATTGAGAAGCCGCCGCTGGCGGTGTGCTTGTAA
- the LOC117189959 gene encoding uncharacterized protein LOC117189959 isoform X2 translates to MLVLIAVLFFNACLAGTIPATPENITVTFLTPTAVRVSWQTQIEMKAHPIEKYIVTYKPTDDSYRVVQDVAGSSEAIVLDRLLPSTQYSLVVTAIWQGKKYRSSGQIKFRTLDLPRNTTELDFSPGIFGNGNGNGSGRNATGNGSIFGDDVTSTATNTLTHSITRELPTIRGVEIGIVLIVLMVWAGAIALFFNRWGKIRMLLPYQPDYKHEQLKVPGTGVCSAGGCNGQHSHQFDSSDCANANPPLHCNSRHIHMLAEEHSTSISERCTRSRINSAIFVSSEGRGFDWIEFLRRHGSQSALCRKAKSAENITDNCRKKSLRQWRTDDDADKHQNLSQDSNDIELRECETGGELLRLPVIHDAKPSGTAVTSLLARSAAITTANMIVGSISLEAPPPYMQDDDADTYSTAALIHSDGAAVVHESHDSAETVEELVHIPLQASANATAIVSASSSPSFAIEAMPRVLVHQRSSTASSSPHSSPKNLGLGLKIIKPMISAVPMLSVSGPSPPIEKPPLAVCL, encoded by the exons ATGCTTGTACTCATAGCCGTGCTGTTTTTTAATGCCTGCCTGGCGG gCACCATTCCCGCTACGCCGGAGAACATAACCGTAACCTTTCTGACGCCCACTGCGGTACGGGTGTCATGGCAAACGCAAATCGAAATGAAGGCACATCCCATCGAGAAGTACATCGTGACGTACAAGCCGACAGACGACAG TTACAGGGTTGTACAGGACGTTGCCGGTAGCAGCGAGGCCATTGTCCTGGATCGACTATTGCCCAGCACACAGTACTCCCTGGTCGTGACGGCCATCTGGCAGGGCAAGAAGTATCGCAGCAGTGGCCAAATCAAGTTCCGGACCCTGG ATCTGCCAAGGAACACCACAGAGCTGGACTTTTCGCCTGGCATCTTTGGGaacggcaatggcaatggcagtgGCCGGAACGCAACGGGAAACGGAAGCATCTTTGGCGATGATGTGACCTCCACGGCCACCAACACATTGACGCACAGCATTACCCGGGAGTTGCCCACT ATACGCGGTGTGGAAATCGGCATTGTGCTGATCGTGCTGATGGTGTGGGCCGGCGCCATAGCTCTGTTCTTCAATCGATGGGGCAAGATCCGGATGCTGCTGCCCTACCAACCGGACTACAAGCACGAACAGCTCAAGGTGCCGGGCACGGGGGTGTGCAGCGCCGGCGGCTGCAATGGCCAGCACTCGCATCAG TTCGACAGCAGTGACTGTGCCAACGCAAACCCACCGTTGCACTGCAATAGCCGC CACATCCACATGCTGGCCGAGGAGCACTCCACATCCATATCTGAGCGCTGCACACGGAGTCGCATCAATTCGGCCATATTCGTGTCGTCGGAGGGTCGCGGATTCGACTGGATTGAGTTCCTGCGCCGCCACGGCTCCCAGAGTGCGCTTTGCCGGAAGGCCAAGAGTGCGGAGAACATCACGGACAATTGCAGAAAG AAGAGCCTCCGGCAGTGGCGAACCGATGACGACGCCGACAAGCATCAGAATCTGTCACAGGACAGCAACGACATCGAGCTGAGGGAGTGCGAAACCGGAGGAGAACTGCTCCGTCTCCCGGTGATCCACGACGCCAAGCCATCGGGCACAGCTGTGACAAGCCTATTAGCCCGCTCGGCTGCCATCACCACGGCCAACATGATTGTGGGCAGCATATCGCTTGAGGCGCCGCCTCCGTACATGCAGGACGACGACGCCGATACGTATTCGACCGCTGCTCTGATTCACAGCGACGGCGCTGCCGTTGTGCACGAATCGCATGACTCGGCGGAGACGGTGGAGGAGCTGGTACATATACCGCTGCAGGCCAGTGCCAACGCCACTGCCATAGTTTCCGCCTCATCCTCGCCCAGCTTTGCCATCGAGGCCATGCCACGAGTTCTGGTGCACCAGCGCTCGTCGACAGCCTCCTCATCGCCGCATAGCAGCCCCAAGAACCTGGGATTGGGGCTGAAGATAATCAAGCCGATGATCAGCGCCGTGCCAATGCTTTCCGTTTCAGGGCCTTCGCCGCCCATTGAGAAGCCGCCGCTGGCGGTGTGCTTGTAA
- the LOC117189959 gene encoding uncharacterized protein LOC117189959 isoform X4 yields MLVLIAVLFFNACLAGTIPATPENITVTFLTPTAVRVSWQTQIEMKAHPIEKYIVTYKPTDDSYRVVQDVAGSSEAIVLDRLLPSTQYSLVVTAIWQGKKYRSSGQIKFRTLDLPRNTTELDFSPGIFGNGNGNGSGRNATGNGSIFGDDVTSTATNTLTHSITRELPTIRGVEIGIVLIVLMVWAGAIALFFNRWGKIRMLLPYQPDYKHEQLKVPGTGVCSAGGCNGQHSHQHIHMLAEEHSTSISERCTRSRINSAIFVSSEGRGFDWIEFLRRHGSQSALCRKAKSAENITDNCRKKSLRQWRTDDDADKHQNLSQDSNDIELRECETGGELLRLPVIHDAKPSGTAVTSLLARSAAITTANMIVGSISLEAPPPYMQDDDADTYSTAALIHSDGAAVVHESHDSAETVEELVHIPLQASANATAIVSASSSPSFAIEAMPRVLVHQRSSTASSSPHSSPKNLGLGLKIIKPMISAVPMLSVSGPSPPIEKPPLAVCL; encoded by the exons ATGCTTGTACTCATAGCCGTGCTGTTTTTTAATGCCTGCCTGGCGG gCACCATTCCCGCTACGCCGGAGAACATAACCGTAACCTTTCTGACGCCCACTGCGGTACGGGTGTCATGGCAAACGCAAATCGAAATGAAGGCACATCCCATCGAGAAGTACATCGTGACGTACAAGCCGACAGACGACAG TTACAGGGTTGTACAGGACGTTGCCGGTAGCAGCGAGGCCATTGTCCTGGATCGACTATTGCCCAGCACACAGTACTCCCTGGTCGTGACGGCCATCTGGCAGGGCAAGAAGTATCGCAGCAGTGGCCAAATCAAGTTCCGGACCCTGG ATCTGCCAAGGAACACCACAGAGCTGGACTTTTCGCCTGGCATCTTTGGGaacggcaatggcaatggcagtgGCCGGAACGCAACGGGAAACGGAAGCATCTTTGGCGATGATGTGACCTCCACGGCCACCAACACATTGACGCACAGCATTACCCGGGAGTTGCCCACT ATACGCGGTGTGGAAATCGGCATTGTGCTGATCGTGCTGATGGTGTGGGCCGGCGCCATAGCTCTGTTCTTCAATCGATGGGGCAAGATCCGGATGCTGCTGCCCTACCAACCGGACTACAAGCACGAACAGCTCAAGGTGCCGGGCACGGGGGTGTGCAGCGCCGGCGGCTGCAATGGCCAGCACTCGCATCAG CACATCCACATGCTGGCCGAGGAGCACTCCACATCCATATCTGAGCGCTGCACACGGAGTCGCATCAATTCGGCCATATTCGTGTCGTCGGAGGGTCGCGGATTCGACTGGATTGAGTTCCTGCGCCGCCACGGCTCCCAGAGTGCGCTTTGCCGGAAGGCCAAGAGTGCGGAGAACATCACGGACAATTGCAGAAAG AAGAGCCTCCGGCAGTGGCGAACCGATGACGACGCCGACAAGCATCAGAATCTGTCACAGGACAGCAACGACATCGAGCTGAGGGAGTGCGAAACCGGAGGAGAACTGCTCCGTCTCCCGGTGATCCACGACGCCAAGCCATCGGGCACAGCTGTGACAAGCCTATTAGCCCGCTCGGCTGCCATCACCACGGCCAACATGATTGTGGGCAGCATATCGCTTGAGGCGCCGCCTCCGTACATGCAGGACGACGACGCCGATACGTATTCGACCGCTGCTCTGATTCACAGCGACGGCGCTGCCGTTGTGCACGAATCGCATGACTCGGCGGAGACGGTGGAGGAGCTGGTACATATACCGCTGCAGGCCAGTGCCAACGCCACTGCCATAGTTTCCGCCTCATCCTCGCCCAGCTTTGCCATCGAGGCCATGCCACGAGTTCTGGTGCACCAGCGCTCGTCGACAGCCTCCTCATCGCCGCATAGCAGCCCCAAGAACCTGGGATTGGGGCTGAAGATAATCAAGCCGATGATCAGCGCCGTGCCAATGCTTTCCGTTTCAGGGCCTTCGCCGCCCATTGAGAAGCCGCCGCTGGCGGTGTGCTTGTAA